A region of the SAR324 cluster bacterium genome:
AATTCTCTCCTGATGCAGTTCACATTGCTACCGAAGGATCTTTGGGGATATTCACTAGAATTTGGTTGGCTCATTTGAAGATTTCATTCACCACAAGCTACCACACTCGCTTTCCTGAGTATGTTCAAGAACGACTGCCCATCCCACTGTCCTGGGGGTACAACTTTCTTAGGTGGTTTCATGGGGCTGCGGAAAGAGTGATGGTGCCAATTCCTACAATGGAGCAGCTTCTCAATCAGCACAGGGTTCACCAAAAGACGGTTATATGGAACAGAGGAGTCAATCACGAACTATTCCGACTACGTTCCCAGGAAGATTCCTATGGTCTTCGTCCTTATTGGCTCTGCACAGGCCGAGTAGCTGTCAAAAAAATATTGAGGCTTTCCTCAGGCTTGATTTACCGGGCACTAAAATCATTGTGGGTGATGTTCCAGCTCGAGAATCAATGCAGAGAAAGTATTCTGAGGCTGTTTGGCTCGGTTACAAATTTGGAGAGGAATTGGCCAAACTCTATGCTGATAGCGATGTTTTTGTGTTTCCTTCCAAGACAGACACCTTTGGGAATGTGCTACTGGAGTCAATCGCTTCAGGAACACCAGTAGCTGCTTTCCCAGTTCCTGGTCCTCAAGATGTCCTGAGGCCAGGAGTGGATGGAGTATTATCAGAAAATCTGAAAGAGGCCTGCCTCAGCGCTTTAAAACTGGATAGAGATGTTGTTCATCAAAGCTCGATGGATTGGGACTGGGATGCCTGCTTCCAGACCTTTCTGTCCCATCTGGCTCCTATTGAAAGTGGTAAATTCGGGGTTCAGTTCAACAAATTTGATTCCCTGACCATCTTGCCTACTTCAGACTAGTTGGTTGTAGTCCATTTCAGGAGGGGTTGCTCCATTCGTACCTGTTGTCCAAATTGTAATTCAGGGAAAGGCTCAACATCTTTGTTGAATAGTAAAATAATTGTAGAGCCGTGCTCAAACCAGCCCATTTCCTGACCTTTGAGATAGTTGGATTGGCAGGGAATCTCGTTCGGGCCCTGATAGCGAAGATTCAACAAAACATCTAGCGCATGCAGTCTCATGCTAGCAACCAATACTGCTGCAACGGGAACCATTAGAAAATCAACTGCTGCCGCAGTCTGCAAGTGCATAACGATTCTCTCGTTCTTGCAGAAAAGCCTTTCCATGTGCTTCAAGACAATTGGGTTTACATTCCAAGTGTCGCCACTGATATAAGTCACATGTTTTAGCTGCACATCACAGGGAGCATGAAACCGATAGTACATGCTGGAGGTCAAGTGCAGTGTGAGATAATAGCCACCCTCCAACTTTTCAGCCCAACCCCAGCTAAATAGACTCTCTCCCAGCAAGCTTTGTAGACTGTAGGGAAAGCCCTTAGCTTGGAAGATCTGATTCTCTTCAATTTTCCCTGAGCATCCAACAATCGCATCACACGGTGAGGTTAGGATGTCTGGATTAGGATGAATCGGCCGCAGACCCGGTTTCAACTCCCTAGTAAAACACTCATGCAGGCTCTTGAAAGTCTTGGTATTGGATTCAGAAAGATCTAAGTCGCTGAAGGTTTGCCAGAGCGCAATGGAACTTTTTACAATCCAGGGATGCTCTAGCTTACTCTACCAACCCATAAAACGAGTTAGGGTGATTCTGGGAATTCGATTAGTCAGCAAAAAATTGAGATCTTCCTGCTGAGCAAGCTGTTTAAGAAAATTTGTCAATGGTCCTTCATTTAGTTGTAAAAATTTAGTCAACACATCAACACGGAAACCTTTTGGAAACCACTCTCACTAGTCTTAGCATACTGGCTGCGCTCAGCCCTAAAATTTATCGTAGAATCCAACTGTCCCGAGCAAAGCACAGATCATTAGCGGGTCATTCCCGAATTGCAAAATTCCTCACACGCCTATTGCCTGGTTATGCATTAGGTGAAGAGCTTTTCTTTATTGCAGATGGAGCCCCAGATGATGTGGCTGAGAAAAGGAGAAACGGGTTTAATAACCTTGCTCGAACACTACAAAAACATAAAAAACACTGAGTTTAACCACAGAGGCCAAGGAGTACCTGAGTGATTTGCAGTTCACATCAGTTTATCGAATTCCGTTTGCATTCAGCCCCTACGCTAGAGAGCACCTCAAGGTTGGAAGTGTTGCAAAGTCGTTTGATGGCGTCATTTTGATAGACTTGGATGATTGCCAGTTTTATGACCTGACAGGTTCCTATGGAGTAAACCTTTTTGGTTCCGATTTTTATAAGCGTACTATGCGAATAGGCCTAGAAGAAGGTGTTCCTCTCAGCCCAGCATTAGAGGTTTATCACCCGCATGTAGCCAGTAACGTGTCTCGACTCTGTTAAATCAGTGGTATGGATGAAGTTTCCTTTCACATGTCTGGAACAGAGGCTGTGATGCAAGCTGTCAGGCTCGCCCGTTACCATAAGGGGCGCACACGCCTTGTTCGTTTCTGTGGAGCCTATCATGGGTGGTGGGAGGATTTTCAGCCAGGGCCTGGGAACCCACAACCACCACATAAAACATATACTTTAGCTGATATGGGTGAGCGCTCCCTACAAGTATTGCGATCTCGTAAGAATATTGCCTGTGTTTTAGTAAATCATTTAAAGGCAATGCATCCCAATCGAAATTGCCCCGGGAGATTCAACGCTGCTAGATGGAAGCCGCAAGGCGCAATATGATCGAACGTCCTACACATCATGGCTGAAGCAATTGAGAGAAGTATGCACTGAAAAAGGAATTGCTCTGATTTTTGATGAAGTGTTTCTGGGTTTCAGGTTGGCCCCTGGTGGTGCACAAGAATATTTTGGGGTTCAAGCCGATCTCGTTACTTATGGAAAGACACTTGGTGGCGGTTATCCTGTTAGAGTGGTCTATGGCAAACACCACTGGATGAGACGCTGGAAAGAGAACTATCCAGCAGATATCTGCTTTGCTCGTGGAACATTCAATGCCCATTCTGTGGTGATGTCAGCAATGAAGGCATTTCTGGATGAGATTGAAAAGCCTGAGATCCAAGCTCTTTGTGAGGGGCTGGACGAACGATGGAATCAATGCTGTTGAAAATTCAACCACACCATGAGGGAGTTTGATTTCCCTATTCAGGCTACAAATATGTCCTCTGTTTGGACAATCAGCTATACTCAACAAGGACGCTATACTGGCTACTCCAATTTTATCTGCGTGCCGAAGGACTAGCTCTCAGTTGGGTTGGTACGGGACGGCTGATTTTCAGTCTCAACTATGGAGAAACTGAATTCCAGCTCTACCAAAAATTAGCTTAACAGAATTTGGAAAACTCAATCTGGAGGGAGAACAGATCAGCTATTTTCCGTAGAACAGCAGCGAACTTCGTGGAAAGGTGTTCACAATTTACCATCTGGTGGGGACCCGTTCAGTGGCATCCCTGAATGACGCCTTCATTGATCGACTTTTGGAGGAACAGTTTGACTTACTCCCGGGTAATCCCCATCAGACAATCAATATCATCAATTTGGATGATGCCATGTTCAGCACCTCCGGTATCGTCCAGCGCACTGTGGAAGACCGCAAGCGGAAGTACATCGTGCCTGGCTTCACACTGGACAAGGAGGGGGTGATTTGCAATGCATGGGGATTAGCTCCAGAGAGTTCTGCAGTGATCATCCTCAATAGATCTGGGAAAGTGGTTTTTTTAAGGATGGGCAGCTAAGCCAAGCAGAAATTGATCGTGCTGTTCAATTGATCAAGCAAAACCTATAGTTGACTTTTCTCTAACATAAATCCCATTCGGGGCTAACACTCATCAGGCAAAATTTTGTAAATAATTTTTGCCATTGATGAGGAATAAAGATGGTTCGTAAGCTAACGCAAACCAACATTGAAGACCCTTTGATCATCCTAGGTGAGATCCTTCCCAAGCCACTCAATAGACTGGCCCCCGAGCTAGAAATTTTGACTGGAATAAGCTGCTTGAATCGTGAATATGAGCAACTTTCAGTCGACCTGAAATCAGCTAATTTCTGGGAAATCTCCCTCAGCACACTGAAGGTTGAGCCTCGAATTTCAGAAGAAGATCTGCAACACATCCCTGCCAAGGATCCCCTTGTTATTGTTGCCGATCATCCCTTTGGTGGGCTTGAAGCTGTCGTCCTTGGCACGTTGCTGAAGCAAGTCCACCCAGACTGCTGGATGATGGGCAACTATTTGCTCAACAAGATCCCGGAAATCCAGCTCTGGATTTTCCCAGTCGATCCCTTTGGAAATCCGTCTTCCAGTCCAGCCAACAGCAAAACATTACGTGAAACACTGCAC
Encoded here:
- a CDS encoding glycosyltransferase, coding for MEQRSQSRTIPTTFPGRFLWSSSLLALHRPSSCQKNIEAFLRLDLPGTKIIVGDVPARESMQRKYSEAVWLGYKFGEELAKLYADSDVFVFPSKTDTFGNVLLESIASGTPVAAFPVPGPQDVLRPGVDGVLSENLKEACLSALKLDRDVVHQSSMDWDWDACFQTFLSHLAPIESGKFGVQFNKFDSLTILPTSD